The nucleotide sequence GAGCTGCACGGCCTCGCGTCCGTGGCCGAGGTAGACGGCCTGGCAGCTCATGGTGAGGAGCACGTACGAGCCGTAGGCCCGGTCGCCGGCGGCCTGGGCGAGGCGCAGTGCCTGGACGAAGTAGCGCTGGGCGAGTCCGTGGGCGGCGATGTCGTACGAGGTCCAGCCGGCCAGCCGGGTGAGGTCGGCGGCGGCGGCGAAGAGGCGCCGGCCGACGGATTCGCCGTACGTGCCGCGCAGCATCGGCTCGGCCTCGTGCTCCAGGTAGCGGACGAGGGCCTGGCGGGCGTGGCCGCCGCCGTAGGCGTGGTCGAGGGTGCGGAAGAGCTCGCCGACGGAGCGGAGCGCGGCGATGTCGCCGCTGGAGACCCGCTGGCCGGGCGCCCGGTCCGTGCCGCGCTGCCGGGGCACGGAGAAGCGGCCCTGGGGCGGCACCCGGGGGTCGTGGGCGAGGCGGACGTCATGCGGGAGCCGGCCGTCCGCGCCGCCGACGACGCCGGTGGCGGTGGCCGTGGCCGCCGGGGGCGACGGGGAGCGGGAGCCGGGGGGCAGGTCCCCGCGGGCCACCCGGTCGTCGGCGCGGCCGATGAGCCAGTCGCGGCTGGGGACGACGAGACCCGCCGGGGTGAAGGCGATCTTGCGGAGTTCGGCGTGGCTGCCGGAGTCCTTGCGCCAGAGCCCGCTGACGATGTCGACGGCCTCCTCGGGGGTCGCGGCGAACTCCAGGCCCGCGTAGACCGGCGCGCAGGCGTCGAGGCCGAGGTCCTGGGCGGAGAGGCGGCGGCCGAGCCGGCGGGTGAACACCTCGGCGATGAGGGCGGGGGTGGTGCCGCGGGGCTGCTGGCCGCGGAGCCAGCGGGTCACGGAGGTCTTGTCGTACCGCAGATCGAGACCGTGCTCGAGACCGAGCTGGTCCACCCGTCTCGCCAGGCCCGCATGGGAGAACCCGGCTTCGGCGATGAGCGCGGCGAGCTGGCGGTTCGGGATGCGCTGCGGTGGTCGTTCCGTCATCAGCTGTGCGGTCTCCTGCCTTCCGGGTCCGGGCGGCAGCCCCGTCGGACCCTCATGGAACGGCGCGAATTTAGCGGTCCTCACCGCCTGTACCGCCACCTTCGCCCCACATTCATCCGATCGTGTGAGGATTGACGGCACCGCTGACGTAGGCGCCCCCGTCCACCTGCCGGAGGGGCGTCCCCTGCGCCGCCGTACAGTGGCATGGGCGCGAATGACGCATGGTGCCGGTCCGGCCCGGGATGATCCCCGGAGTCCGGCCCTCGGCACCCAGGAGGAGGCATGGCCGTGAGTGAGCTGCGATTCGTCCGCCTTGGGTTCGGCGAAGAAGCCGTCGAGTACCAGGTGGCCTGGGACAAGCAGCGCGAGGTGCACGCCGCGCGGTTCGCCGACGAGATCGACGACACCTGTCTGCTGCTGGAGCACCCGCCGGTCTACACGGCCGGCCGGCGCACGGCGGAGAGCGAGCGCCCGCTGGACGGGACGCCGGTGGTGGACGTCGACCGCGGCGGCAAGATCACCTGGCACGGCCCCGGCCAGCTGGTCGGCTACCCGATCATGAAGCTGCCCCGGCCGGTGGACGTCGTCGCGCACGTCCGCCGTCTGGAGGACGCGCTGATCCTCACCGCCGCCGAGTTCGGTCTGGACACGACCCGGATCGAGGGCCGCAGCGGCGTGTGGGTGCTGGGCGACCCGGTCGAGCACCGTCCGGTGCTGGGCGGCCTCTCGCTCGACTTCGACCCGCGGCTGACGGACGAGGAGTTCGACCCCCGGCTGAACGGCCCGGAGTACGCCCCGTCCAACGCGGGCCAGCGCCGTGAGGACCGGAAGCTGGCGGCGATCGGCATCCGGGTGGCCAAGGGCGTCACCATGCACGGCTTCTCGCTCAACGTGAACCCGGACAACGCGTGGTTCGACCGGATCATCCCGTGCGGCATCCGCGACGCGGGGGTCACCTCGCTCGCCAACGAGCTGGGCCGGGACGTCACGGTCGAGGAGGTGGTGCCGGTCGTGGAGAAGCACCTGCGGGCGGTCCTGGAGGGCGCGGAGCTGAAGCCGCGCGAGATCGAGCCGGCCTCGGCCTGAGGCCCGGCCCGGCTTGAGGTCCCGCCTCGGCCCGGGCCCGGCGGACCCTTCAGGAATGCAGGGCCCCGGCCACAGGTTGGCCACACGTAAGGCATGGGAAGCAACGGGCGTACCC is from Streptomyces venezuelae ATCC 10712 and encodes:
- the lipB gene encoding lipoyl(octanoyl) transferase LipB, producing the protein MSELRFVRLGFGEEAVEYQVAWDKQREVHAARFADEIDDTCLLLEHPPVYTAGRRTAESERPLDGTPVVDVDRGGKITWHGPGQLVGYPIMKLPRPVDVVAHVRRLEDALILTAAEFGLDTTRIEGRSGVWVLGDPVEHRPVLGGLSLDFDPRLTDEEFDPRLNGPEYAPSNAGQRREDRKLAAIGIRVAKGVTMHGFSLNVNPDNAWFDRIIPCGIRDAGVTSLANELGRDVTVEEVVPVVEKHLRAVLEGAELKPREIEPASA